The window CACGCCCAGCACCACCAGCAGCTGGGTGGCGCTCAGCCACAGCAGGTTGCGCCGCACCTTCTTCTGGAAGAGCAGCAGCATCGGCACCACGCCGCCGATGACGTACTCGGCCAGGAAGAACAGCGACGCCTTGTCGAAGCGGAAGACGTACTGGAAGGCGCCACGCACGATCAGCTCCTCCATCCGGATCACCAGGTACACCATCAGCATCACGGCCGTGGCCCGGCCGATGCCCCGCAGCTGGGCGCTAGGCAGATGGTGGCCGAAACCACGCAGGCTGAGCCACGACTCCACGTTGGTCATGGCCAGACCCAGCACGATGGCCGAGACGAAGAAGAGGATCGGGAGGATCGGCGAGTACCACAGCGGGTGCAGCTTCTGCGGCACGATCACGTAGAGCGTGCCCAGCGAGCTCTGGTGCATGGTCGACAGCAGCACCGCCGCGATGACCAGGCCCGGCGTCAGGTAGCGGTGCATCCAGTGGGCCCACTTCGTGCGCCCGAAGCGCTCGAACACCAGCGGCAGGAACTCCAGGAAGAGCACCGTCGTGTACAGCATCACGCACCAGCCCACCTCGAACATGACCGAGTGGGGGTTCCAGAAGACGAGCGGGTGCCAGATGTTCCACGGCCGGCCGAGGTCGACCAGCAGCGCCGCGATGACGATCAGGTAGCCGAGGAACGCGGTGAGCACCGCCGGCCGCGCCAGGGGCTTGTACTTCTCGAGCCCGAAGACGTACACCACCGCCGTGACCGTGAAGCCGCCGGCGCCCAGGGCCACGCCGCACAGCAGGTCGAAGCCGATCCAAAGGCCCCAGGGCATCTGGTCGCTCAGGTTCGAGATCGAACCGATGCCCATGGTGTAGCGCCGGAACAGCGCCACGGCGAGCAGCCCCATCAGGATGACGAAGAACGTCGACCAGAAGTGGAGCTGGCGGAACTTGAACCTACTCATGATGGTCGCCTCCGTTTTCGCGCTCGGCCTTGGCCACGGCGTCCTTGCGGTTGCCCAGCCAGTACATGCCGCCGAGGAAGGTGCCCCAGACGGGGATGATCTGCGGCAGCTTCTCGAGCACCTGCCAGGTGAGATGCGGCATATCCTGTTCGGGCACGTTGTCGGGCAGGCCGGAGTCCTTGGCGGGCTTGCTCAGGAGCATGAGCACGCTGGTGCCGCCGGCCTCCTTCTCGCCGTAGATGCCGTCGACGTAGGTGTCGGGATGGGCGTTCAGACGGCGGCGGGCCTCCTTGAGCATCATCTCGCGCGGGCCCCAGGTGGTGGCGCCGGTGGGGCAGATGCTCGCGCAGGCCGTGGGCAGGCCCTCGGTGACGCGATGCACGCACATGTCGCACTTGCGGATGCGGGGATTGGCCGACTCCCACTCGTAGGTGGGCACGCCGAAGGGGCAGGCCATCATGCAGTAGCGGCAGCCCATGCAGCGGCCGCCGTCCCACACGACGGGTCCCTCGGGCTTCTTCTCCAGCGCCGCCACCGGACACACCGACACGCAGGTCGGATGCTCGCAGCTCATGCACATGTGGCGGGCGTACTGGTCGTTGCCGAGGTCCTCGACCCAGGTGAACGATTGGTGGTCCAGTTTGTCCGGCTTGTGGGCGGGCTGGTCGTGCTCGGACTGGCAGGCCTGCTCGCAGGCCCCGCAGCCGATGCAGCGACTCTGGTCGAAAAGAAGAGCGTACGTGGACATGACTTCTCTCTTTCCGGCGCGCGGCGCGGCGGCCGCGGCGTCTGGTGGTGTTGGATTTCTATATGGGCGTTGAACAACACCACATCCAGTTAAAAATTTAACGAATTGATACCAAAACACTGTCATTTAAGGCTTTATGCAATTGTTCGAAATTGAAAACATTGTCGTTTCCCGCAATTTGGTGGGATTTTAAGTGGTGTCGTGCGATGGGGTTGGCGGGGTCGCCGCACCCGGCCGGCGGACTTTCGAGTTTCACTTACGCGGGTGCCGGGCGTTGAGGATTTCAACACCACGGGCGGGAGTGCGGAAATCCACAACGGTCGTCGGCGCGGGTGCGACCTTCCCGGAGGGTTTTTGCGGCCGGTCGGGCAGGAGACGGAATCGTGGATCTGACGAACGGTCGGACGAACGGTCGGGGAGCGGGTCGGGCAGGGCCGGCCGGGCGATCGGTCGGGACCGGGTCAGGTCCGCCCGTGCCGCAGGCGCTCCGGCTGATCGATGATCCACCCCGCTCGGCGCTGCACGTCGATGATGTCGACGGCCTCGCGGCAGTGGAAGGCGAGCAGGTCGCCGAGGGTGCGGAAGCCCTGCTGCTGCAGCCGCGGCACCATGCGGAACCACAGCTCGGCCGAGACGAGGGCGTCGCCGAGGGCGGTGTGGCGGCCGTGCAGGTCGATCTGGTAGAGCTCGCTGAGGGTCTCCAGTTCGAACTTCTTCAGGGTCGGGTTCAGCAGCGAGGCCAGGCGCAGGGTGTCGATGAAGACCCGGTCCTGCCACGGCTGGCCGTGGCGCCAGCACTCGCTGCGCAGGACGGTCAGGTCGAAGCAGATGTTGTGGCCGATGATCACGCGCCCCGCGGCCATGCGCTCGAAGTCGGCGAAGACCTCGGGGAACTGGCGCGCGTCGGCCACCATCTCGTCGGTGATGCCGTGCACGGTGGTCGATGCGGGCGGAATGGGGATGTCCGGATCGACCAGGTCGTCGATCATCCGGCTGCGGAACAGCCGCGTGCCGTGGGCGGTGACGGCGCCGAGGGAGACGATGCGGTCGGTCTTGGCGTCCAGGCCGGTGGTCTCGGTGTCCATGACGACGACGGGCAGCTCGTCGAGCGGCGTGGCGAGGGAGAGTTCGACCGGGGGCGGCGGCACGTCGTGCAGGTCGAGATCGAAATCGACCTCGGGCAGGTGCCGGTCGAGCTCGATGGGCGGGAAGATGATGATGGCGCCCTCGTCGTCGGCCAGGGGCGTGACCGAGCCCTGCAGCTCGACGCCGTCGAGGCGCTCGAAGACGGTCTCGATGGCGCGGCCGGCCTTCGCCGCCTTCTCCAGGGCATGGCGCACGCTCTCGCGGCTGAGGGCGGCGAAGACCGAGGTGCCCACCCGTGCCCGCTCGGCGCCCAGAAGCTGCTTGGCCCCCGCGTTGAGCAGGCTCACCTGCCCCTCGTCGGTGATCACGACGACGCCGCTGCGCAGCGCCGCGAGCACCGCCACCAGGCGCCGGTCCGGGGCCCGGCGCTCGCGGGTGACCTCGTTCTGGTACATGCGCAGGGAGCCCAGCATGGCCTCGATCTCGACCGGCGTGCGGGCGGGCGCGTCGGGCAGCTGGGCGCGGCGGTCGGCCACCAGGTTCAGCACGCTGGTGCGCGCGCTCTCGATGCCCCGGCCCAGGCGCCGCGCCAGGAACCACACCCACACCAGCAGCACGATGGCCACGGCCCACGAGCCCGCGATGACGATCTGCAGGCTCGTGGCCGGACGGGCGCCCGTGAACATGTGCGGCGCGAGCGACGCCGCCCCGAGGGCGGCGCACACGCCCGCCCAGATCATGCGGGACTGGATCTTGCGGTAGGTGGGTCGGCGCATGGGGGCGATTCTAGCAGGATCGCCCCCGTTGTCGCCGTTTTTGTGGGGCGGCGGCAGCCGCCCCCTCCGCTCAGCGGTACAGCGCCTTGACGTCGCCGAAGGAGCGGGACTCGAAGCCGACCGCGCCGCGCTGCACCTGGAAGTGGACCGTGAACGAGGTGTGCGTGCTGAAGGATCCGTCCGGGCTCGGCGAGTAGCCCGCCTCGGTCCGGTACGAGAAACGATAGCTGCCGGAGCCGGGCAGGGGCCCGGAGAAGACGAAGAACGGGCCGCCGGCCACCGCCGTCTCGTCGAAGACGACGCCGTCGCCGGCCGCGGGGACGAGGTCGACGATCGACACCCGCACCTCGCCCTCGCTGCCGAGCAGGACGAAGCCGGTGTAGACGGAGCCCGGGGCCGCCGCGAAATCGACGCCGTACTCGGCATACGCCCCCATCTCGCGCGGACGCGAGAAGAAGCCGCCGTCGATGTACAGGTCGCCCGAACTGTGGATGATGACGGCGTCGCCGAAGTCATCGACGTCGAACTGCTGCCGGGCCAGGACGTTCGCCTCGAGGGTGCCGAACGAGACCTCCAGGAGTTCGGGCCCCAGCCCCGCGGTCAGGACGGTGTCGGCCAGGCCGACCACCGGCTGGTCGAGGGTGCGGATGAACGCCCCCACGCCACCGGACGGCGCGGAGACGGAATCGGCCCGGGCCGCCGCAGCGGCTGCCGCCGACAGTCCGACCAGCACCAGGAACGAGAAGAAACGGAAACGACGATGCGGACGCAGGCGCGAGATCATGGATCCTCCCCCTTGCTCGAGATCCGTGTGGGGCCCGTTGATGATGGAGATACGGAGGGGCGCCGCGCGGGTCAATGGGCGGACTGCCCCGACCGGTGGGAATCCCCTTGTCAGCGGTACCGCCGGTGGTACATTGGGGCCAACTCAGCCGGGAGCCGCCATGATCAAGAATCCCAGACTGCGCGCCCTCGTCGGCATGGCCCTCGGGGCCGCGGCCGGCGCCAGCCTCTGCCTCAGCATCCTGCCCCTGACCTTGTACCAGGCCCGCATCGGTGACGAGACCGTCCTAGCCCGCATGCTCATGCCGTACGTGCCCCACGTGGCCATGGTGTGGGTGGCCGGCGGGTGGGGCGCGGCGCGCGTGGGCTTTCCCCTCGGCGGCGGCGCCGTGATGGCCCTGGCCGGACTGGCCTCGGCCCTGTTCGCCTTGTGGTCGGCCCTCGAGCCGGGCGCCTCGACCATGACGGTGAAGATCCTCGCGGTCGGCGGCCTGACGGGCCTGGTGTACGGCTTCCTGGGCGGCCTGCTGCTGGGACGCGTCCTGGCCACGCCGGGCGCCGCGTCCGACGACGACGCCCT is drawn from bacterium and contains these coding sequences:
- the hybB gene encoding Ni/Fe-hydrogenase cytochrome b subunit, with protein sequence MSRFKFRQLHFWSTFFVILMGLLAVALFRRYTMGIGSISNLSDQMPWGLWIGFDLLCGVALGAGGFTVTAVVYVFGLEKYKPLARPAVLTAFLGYLIVIAALLVDLGRPWNIWHPLVFWNPHSVMFEVGWCVMLYTTVLFLEFLPLVFERFGRTKWAHWMHRYLTPGLVIAAVLLSTMHQSSLGTLYVIVPQKLHPLWYSPILPILFFVSAIVLGLAMTNVESWLSLRGFGHHLPSAQLRGIGRATAVMLMVYLVIRMEELIVRGAFQYVFRFDKASLFFLAEYVIGGVVPMLLLFQKKVRRNLLWLSATQLLVVLGVMFNRMNTAVTAFQLGTGADYRPHWMEFVISMGMVAIGVFAFSMAVKYLPVFPEGPLGQRARPKDPYVELTQ
- a CDS encoding 4Fe-4S dicluster domain-containing protein, translating into MSTYALLFDQSRCIGCGACEQACQSEHDQPAHKPDKLDHQSFTWVEDLGNDQYARHMCMSCEHPTCVSVCPVAALEKKPEGPVVWDGGRCMGCRYCMMACPFGVPTYEWESANPRIRKCDMCVHRVTEGLPTACASICPTGATTWGPREMMLKEARRRLNAHPDTYVDGIYGEKEAGGTSVLMLLSKPAKDSGLPDNVPEQDMPHLTWQVLEKLPQIIPVWGTFLGGMYWLGNRKDAVAKAERENGGDHHE
- a CDS encoding 3'-5' exoribonuclease, which encodes MRRPTYRKIQSRMIWAGVCAALGAASLAPHMFTGARPATSLQIVIAGSWAVAIVLLVWVWFLARRLGRGIESARTSVLNLVADRRAQLPDAPARTPVEIEAMLGSLRMYQNEVTRERRAPDRRLVAVLAALRSGVVVITDEGQVSLLNAGAKQLLGAERARVGTSVFAALSRESVRHALEKAAKAGRAIETVFERLDGVELQGSVTPLADDEGAIIIFPPIELDRHLPEVDFDLDLHDVPPPPVELSLATPLDELPVVVMDTETTGLDAKTDRIVSLGAVTAHGTRLFRSRMIDDLVDPDIPIPPASTTVHGITDEMVADARQFPEVFADFERMAAGRVIIGHNICFDLTVLRSECWRHGQPWQDRVFIDTLRLASLLNPTLKKFELETLSELYQIDLHGRHTALGDALVSAELWFRMVPRLQQQGFRTLGDLLAFHCREAVDIIDVQRRAGWIIDQPERLRHGRT